In one Spirosoma rigui genomic region, the following are encoded:
- a CDS encoding beta strand repeat-containing protein, which produces MNHLSLFQLPFPRFIRSGQAAWIMRRLGLLSGLPAHRRVQTLRVPRLAGLATGLILYWLVTTAAQAQTCGNVTFTTDRIASAAIVPARSGTPTGLLKPSGVNTISNVTNADITDAAQLVLGLVLASEDISTQVSSVTLPAGATAGYVIQRSGLSLGVGQSITIHTYLDGTPQDQGTVNTLLDLPLLGSGKTFVGIPTTKPFNEIQLTVSALVSASTINVYYPLAVYTGSMTTVNPTTAAASDGSVSVSLAGINVAGNVPVTYTWNTGGSTSALTGLTTGTYSVTVSRTGAGCLYTGVKDIGALACGTTPLTMAYSSGVTVSTATVGGDVRTGIYGAACVGCGVTNTANVVDASLTNAAQVYVVAGILAGGRVSVLDTRRTYPAGIQAGYVVQDGGLLGTALFNGTTIRTYLDGVLQETANVTGLLDLPLLTTGYSSIGFTTTKSFNEVQLDASSVVGALINVNVAYAFVRSADVTLATSTTAATNGTNGAINLTVSGGVSPYSYAWSNGATTQAISGLAAGIYSVTVTGGNGCTGTTSATVLTAAPSFSFTCATASVSGTFTANGTGGQTGILTLPIVNATAGVASLSIVSGSDFISSPSPYTALVTAGQTSLSIPVLYDGMGLPGVRIVSVVSANATGSCSPTATILTSVIPPVVAIVSPLNNSTISASPEPVITGTATPGADILLKSPTNANLCSTTASLAGTWFCAVGLPTGLQTLTAIATNSGGSAAAQATVTVVSLLSVTGSPATLTALSGQPRSGSAVNALNPGGGTLPYLYSVFSPASGSAASGLTTNTAHGGVTINAIDGTYLYTSTPGYSGTDVIGINVCDSGTPQQCQSALIPVTVTPAQGVGTLDCLTLQLSGIQAGTASDGVLKMTVVVATGGQFPISLSGSGLSLSQSPYALILSTTGVHVVYIPIRYDGSAFGPALLTVTGAGVCSPNLTGLAPRVVSSPVLNLGSTCIPPSAAILSK; this is translated from the coding sequence ATGAACCACCTTTCCCTCTTCCAACTCCCCTTTCCTCGATTCATCCGGTCGGGTCAGGCCGCATGGATCATGCGCCGGCTCGGTTTGTTGTCCGGGTTACCAGCGCACCGGCGCGTACAGACTCTTCGGGTTCCGCGGCTGGCGGGTCTGGCCACGGGCCTGATACTCTACTGGCTGGTCACTACGGCTGCTCAGGCCCAAACCTGTGGCAATGTTACGTTCACGACCGATCGAATTGCTTCAGCCGCCATTGTACCCGCCCGGAGCGGGACACCCACCGGTTTACTCAAGCCAAGCGGAGTCAACACCATCAGCAACGTCACCAACGCCGATATAACCGACGCAGCGCAGCTGGTTCTGGGACTCGTCCTGGCATCAGAGGATATTTCGACTCAGGTATCGTCGGTGACTCTGCCCGCCGGGGCCACGGCCGGTTACGTGATTCAGCGTAGTGGGCTAAGTCTGGGCGTGGGCCAATCCATAACCATACATACCTACCTGGATGGAACACCACAGGATCAGGGTACGGTCAACACTTTACTGGATCTGCCCCTGCTCGGATCGGGCAAAACGTTTGTGGGTATTCCTACCACCAAGCCATTCAACGAAATTCAGCTTACCGTCAGTGCGCTCGTCAGTGCGTCGACCATCAATGTTTATTATCCGCTGGCGGTGTATACGGGCAGCATGACGACCGTGAACCCGACAACGGCAGCGGCCAGTGATGGGTCGGTGAGCGTCTCGCTGGCCGGTATCAATGTTGCCGGTAATGTGCCCGTAACCTACACCTGGAACACGGGTGGCAGCACCTCAGCCCTGACCGGACTCACAACGGGTACGTACTCAGTTACCGTAAGCCGGACGGGGGCGGGTTGCCTGTATACGGGTGTAAAAGATATTGGTGCGTTGGCCTGCGGCACGACGCCCCTCACTATGGCTTATTCATCAGGAGTAACGGTGAGCACGGCAACGGTGGGCGGGGACGTCAGAACCGGCATTTACGGGGCTGCCTGTGTCGGATGTGGGGTCACCAATACGGCTAACGTAGTGGATGCCAGCCTGACCAATGCCGCCCAGGTCTACGTTGTTGCGGGCATCCTGGCGGGCGGGCGGGTCTCGGTGCTGGACACCCGCCGTACGTATCCCGCCGGCATTCAGGCGGGCTACGTTGTTCAGGATGGTGGCTTACTGGGAACAGCCCTTTTCAATGGAACGACGATCCGGACCTATCTGGACGGGGTACTGCAGGAAACGGCCAATGTAACGGGCCTGCTGGACCTGCCGTTGCTCACTACCGGCTACTCGTCCATTGGCTTTACTACGACCAAATCGTTCAACGAAGTACAGCTGGATGCCAGCAGCGTGGTGGGGGCGCTTATCAACGTCAACGTGGCATACGCCTTTGTCCGTTCGGCAGATGTTACCCTGGCTACCTCCACTACGGCAGCCACGAACGGAACCAATGGCGCGATCAACCTGACCGTTAGCGGGGGCGTGTCCCCGTATTCCTACGCCTGGAGCAACGGCGCTACGACCCAGGCCATTAGCGGACTGGCTGCGGGTATCTACTCCGTAACGGTTACGGGGGGCAATGGGTGTACAGGTACGACATCGGCCACGGTCCTTACTGCGGCACCCAGTTTTTCGTTTACCTGCGCGACGGCCTCGGTTTCGGGTACTTTCACCGCCAATGGAACAGGGGGGCAGACCGGCATACTCACCCTTCCCATCGTGAACGCTACGGCGGGGGTAGCCAGCCTGAGTATTGTGTCGGGCAGTGATTTTATCTCCTCGCCTTCACCCTACACAGCACTGGTTACGGCGGGCCAAACCAGCCTTTCGATTCCCGTGCTGTACGACGGAATGGGCTTGCCGGGCGTGCGGATTGTCAGCGTCGTTTCCGCCAACGCGACCGGTAGTTGTTCGCCCACCGCCACCATCCTGACGAGTGTGATTCCACCCGTCGTCGCTATCGTAAGCCCGCTCAACAACAGCACGATCTCGGCATCACCGGAGCCGGTGATTACGGGTACGGCTACCCCAGGGGCGGACATCCTCCTTAAATCGCCCACCAATGCGAACCTGTGCAGTACTACAGCCTCTCTGGCCGGAACCTGGTTTTGTGCCGTTGGCTTACCAACGGGCCTACAGACTCTCACCGCAATAGCCACCAACTCGGGCGGGTCGGCAGCGGCACAGGCTACCGTTACGGTCGTTTCCCTACTGTCGGTGACTGGAAGTCCGGCAACACTCACGGCCCTGAGCGGCCAGCCCCGGTCGGGCAGCGCGGTCAATGCCCTCAATCCCGGGGGTGGTACCTTACCCTACCTGTACAGCGTATTTTCACCCGCGAGTGGTTCGGCTGCGAGTGGTCTTACCACTAACACGGCACACGGCGGGGTTACAATCAACGCCATCGACGGGACCTATCTCTATACCTCAACGCCCGGCTACAGTGGTACCGATGTTATCGGCATCAACGTGTGTGACTCGGGAACGCCCCAGCAGTGTCAGTCGGCTCTAATTCCTGTCACCGTTACCCCGGCGCAGGGTGTGGGTACTCTCGACTGCCTGACGCTCCAGTTATCGGGTATTCAGGCCGGAACGGCCAGCGATGGTGTCCTGAAAATGACAGTCGTCGTAGCAACAGGCGGGCAGTTTCCCATATCCCTGAGCGGCTCCGGTCTATCACTCAGTCAGTCACCCTACGCGCTGATCCTGTCAACGACTGGCGTTCATGTGGTCTACATACCGATCCGCTACGATGGTTCGGCTTTTGGCCCGGCTTTACTCACAGTCACCGGAGCCGGGGTCTGCTCTCCAAACCTGACGGGTCTTGCCCCACGGGTTGTCAGCAGCCCCGTTCTGAATCTGGGCAGTACCTGCATTCCACCCTCCGCGGCCATTTTAAGCAAATGA
- a CDS encoding beta strand repeat-containing protein, with protein sequence MMDYSTPARYPRSFRTRSEYLWIALLLSLLLSVTARAQQPIPPLTVPTSCSYVGIPATITLTSVDIPLGFSTRYLLVDMTTGLIVSTNPLLPVFTSIDAGLYYAVAAHYTGTLTNAVAGRLITEVYESTGCLTYGPTTGIKVCQSPGACDFASAPANLTFTAANVSADATTTYVLVDEATNLITQTSSTPSFSNVPIGDYAITAITYTSPLIGFAPGNSLYDVTTNYANCSAVSQAIHVRVCNSPITITSPANGATLALFNPPVTGVATPGSNVTILGPNNQVCSTTALPITGLYTCTSLTFVNGPASITAISSDNSTATSSFNVVVVPTVTILTPLNGTIAASFNPLITGTATPGSSVTIAGPNGQVCTTTATLAGLYSCASLTFVNGPASVTAVAADNGVLSNTATSSFNVVVVPTVTILTPLNGTITADFNPLITGTATPGSSVTITGPNGQVCTTTATLAGLYSCASLTFVNGPASITAVAADNGVLSNTATSSFNVVVVPTVTILTPLNGTIAADFNPLITGTATPGSSVTITGPNGQVCTTTATLAGLYSCASLTFVNGPASITAVAADNGVLSNTATSSFNVVVVPTVTILTPLNGSVAADFNPLITGTATPGSSVTITGPNGQVCTTTATLAGLYSCASLTFVNGPASITAVAADNGVLSNTATSSFIIAVIPTVAFTGPAPGSQTTLTPVIEGLATPGSSVTLTDGTAVLCITTADPLTGIFSCPVTLASPGSKTLSAATSIDGLVSLTVTLNFTAISVGGGLTLQAKVLLQGALINSPGSPLMRDDLRVGNYLPLLTPYASLVSPRFAQVGGGGELTTPLVLLANAGTPDAIVDWVLVELRDAANPQTIVATRSALVQRDGDVVVADNGTAPLSFTGLTGSSFYVSIKHRNHLGVMTAAAIPLSTTGTVVDFTTLSATATFDKSTTAISYDGLEMATINGKKALWAGNANHDDRVKYTGLQNDNTAILDDVINAQLLPPPAYNYDLAFGYFFGDLDMDGKVKYQGQTIDPNVIFNNVLSLFLPNATDGQLYNYDLFIEQLP encoded by the coding sequence ATGATGGATTACTCCACCCCTGCCCGTTACCCTCGCTCGTTTCGAACCCGCAGCGAATATTTATGGATAGCACTGCTGCTGAGCCTGCTGCTGTCTGTTACCGCCCGGGCTCAGCAGCCTATTCCGCCCCTCACCGTACCCACCTCGTGTAGTTACGTGGGTATACCGGCCACCATCACCCTGACCAGCGTTGATATTCCTCTTGGCTTTAGCACCCGTTACCTGCTGGTGGATATGACTACGGGATTGATTGTGAGCACCAACCCGCTCCTACCCGTATTTACGTCCATCGATGCCGGTCTGTACTATGCCGTAGCGGCTCATTACACCGGTACACTAACCAATGCCGTAGCCGGTCGCCTGATCACGGAGGTGTACGAAAGTACGGGGTGCCTAACCTACGGCCCTACTACCGGCATCAAAGTCTGCCAGTCGCCCGGCGCCTGCGATTTCGCCAGTGCACCGGCTAACCTGACTTTTACAGCCGCCAATGTATCAGCCGACGCCACTACGACGTACGTTCTGGTCGACGAGGCAACGAACCTGATTACGCAAACCAGTTCGACGCCTTCGTTCAGCAACGTACCCATTGGCGATTATGCCATAACTGCGATTACCTACACCAGTCCGCTGATCGGTTTCGCTCCTGGCAACAGTCTGTACGATGTTACGACGAATTACGCAAACTGCTCTGCCGTTTCACAGGCCATTCATGTCCGCGTTTGTAATTCCCCCATTACCATCACCAGCCCGGCCAATGGCGCGACCCTGGCTCTTTTTAATCCCCCCGTCACTGGCGTGGCCACGCCGGGCAGCAACGTGACAATATTGGGGCCGAACAACCAGGTCTGTTCGACGACGGCACTACCCATTACCGGTTTGTACACCTGTACAAGTCTGACGTTTGTCAATGGACCGGCTTCCATCACGGCCATCTCATCAGATAACAGTACGGCCACCAGCAGCTTCAATGTCGTGGTGGTGCCCACCGTCACCATCCTGACGCCCCTCAACGGGACCATCGCTGCCAGTTTCAACCCGCTCATCACCGGTACGGCCACGCCCGGTAGCTCCGTCACCATCGCCGGACCCAACGGACAGGTCTGCACCACCACCGCTACTCTGGCAGGGCTCTATTCCTGCGCCAGCCTGACGTTCGTCAACGGACCGGCCTCCGTCACGGCAGTTGCTGCCGACAATGGTGTGTTGAGTAACACCGCCACCAGCAGCTTCAATGTCGTAGTGGTGCCCACCGTCACCATCCTGACGCCCCTCAACGGGACCATCACTGCCGACTTCAACCCCTTGATCACCGGTACAGCCACGCCCGGTAGCTCCGTCACCATCACCGGGCCCAACGGACAGGTCTGCACCACCACCGCTACTCTGGCAGGGCTCTATTCCTGCGCCAGCCTGACGTTCGTCAACGGACCGGCCTCCATCACGGCGGTTGCTGCCGACAATGGTGTGTTGAGTAACACCGCCACCAGCAGCTTCAACGTCGTAGTGGTGCCCACCGTCACCATCCTGACGCCCCTCAACGGGACCATCGCTGCCGACTTCAACCCCTTGATCACCGGTACAGCCACGCCCGGTAGCTCCGTCACCATCACCGGGCCCAACGGACAGGTCTGCACCACCACCGCTACTCTGGCAGGGCTCTATTCCTGCGCCAGCCTGACGTTCGTCAACGGACCGGCCTCCATCACGGCGGTTGCTGCCGACAATGGTGTGTTGAGTAACACCGCCACCAGCAGCTTCAATGTCGTAGTGGTGCCCACCGTCACCATCCTGACGCCATTGAATGGCAGCGTAGCAGCCGACTTCAACCCCTTGATAACCGGTACGGCCACGCCCGGTAGCTCCGTCACCATCACCGGGCCCAACGGACAGGTCTGCACCACCACTGCTACTCTGGCAGGGCTCTATTCCTGCGCCAGCCTGACGTTCGTCAACGGACCGGCTTCCATCACGGCAGTTGCTGCCGACAATGGTGTGTTGAGTAACACCGCCACCAGCAGTTTCATCATTGCCGTTATTCCGACGGTTGCCTTTACCGGACCAGCACCGGGCAGCCAGACGACACTAACGCCGGTTATTGAAGGGCTGGCGACACCGGGCAGTTCCGTTACGCTTACCGATGGCACCGCAGTGCTGTGCATAACCACGGCAGATCCGCTGACCGGTATCTTCAGTTGCCCCGTGACACTCGCCAGTCCAGGGTCAAAAACCCTATCAGCCGCAACGTCGATCGATGGGCTGGTTTCGCTCACGGTCACCCTGAACTTCACGGCAATTTCGGTGGGCGGGGGACTTACCCTGCAAGCTAAAGTTCTCCTGCAAGGCGCACTGATCAACTCGCCCGGCAGCCCGCTAATGCGAGACGATCTGCGAGTGGGTAACTACCTGCCCTTGTTGACCCCCTACGCATCACTGGTCAGCCCGCGCTTTGCCCAGGTTGGGGGCGGGGGTGAACTCACTACCCCCCTGGTCCTGCTGGCCAACGCCGGTACACCCGATGCCATCGTCGATTGGGTATTGGTCGAACTACGGGACGCAGCCAATCCCCAAACGATAGTAGCAACCCGCTCGGCCCTGGTACAGCGTGACGGAGATGTGGTGGTAGCCGACAATGGTACCGCACCGCTTTCCTTCACCGGGCTCACAGGCTCTAGTTTCTACGTATCGATAAAACACCGCAACCACTTGGGTGTCATGACGGCAGCGGCCATTCCGCTGAGCACGACGGGAACGGTTGTCGATTTTACGACGCTGTCGGCCACCGCCACCTTCGACAAGTCGACAACGGCAATCAGCTACGATGGCCTGGAAATGGCAACTATCAACGGGAAGAAGGCGCTATGGGCGGGCAATGCCAACCACGACGACCGGGTGAAATATACCGGGCTCCAGAACGACAACACGGCCATTCTGGACGACGTCATCAACGCGCAACTGCTCCCCCCACCGGCTTACAACTATGACCTGGCCTTCGGATACTTCTTCGGAGATCTCGATATGGACGGAAAAGTCAAGTACCAGGGCCAGACCATCGACCCGAACGTGATTTTCAACAACGTACTGAGTCTGTTCCTGCCCAATGCCACCGATGGACAACTCTACAACTACGACCTGTTCATCGAGCAGTTACCCTAA
- a CDS encoding thrombospondin type 3 repeat-containing protein: MNPMIHFTRSGIRWQLLLMLLLPLTVWASPPALVLAETTKTQVAVADADNDGVPDANDRCPNTPTGTTVNTYGCPLTQTTCDFTTVSITLTSTGGSGDGMLRYVLADSVGQILQASETPSFTGLTGAHTYMALSISHDGSVSNLTAGQSLSSVTATCFDWSDALIVRVCVPQPPPPARCDYTIGTSIVLTSTGGSITAGTLTRYVLVDSAGLMVQIASGPSFATAGLLPGSYSAYALVYSDDQRIVNLQTGQALGQVQSSCLALSDPLRLTLCNADCVARCVPFVIRRIR, from the coding sequence ATGAACCCTATGATTCATTTTACGCGCTCCGGTATTCGATGGCAACTGCTGCTCATGCTGCTACTGCCACTGACGGTTTGGGCATCACCACCCGCTCTCGTATTGGCAGAAACCACGAAAACGCAGGTAGCCGTGGCAGACGCGGATAACGATGGGGTACCCGACGCGAACGACCGTTGTCCCAATACGCCCACTGGCACCACCGTCAATACCTACGGCTGTCCGCTAACGCAGACCACCTGCGATTTTACGACGGTCAGCATTACGTTGACGAGTACCGGAGGAAGCGGTGACGGGATGCTCCGCTACGTGCTCGCCGATTCGGTGGGCCAGATTCTTCAGGCGAGTGAAACGCCTTCCTTTACGGGGCTGACCGGCGCGCATACCTACATGGCGTTGTCGATCAGCCACGACGGCAGCGTTAGCAACCTCACCGCCGGTCAGTCGCTCAGCAGCGTAACGGCAACCTGCTTCGACTGGTCGGATGCGTTGATAGTCCGGGTTTGCGTACCGCAGCCCCCCCCACCCGCCCGCTGCGACTATACGATTGGTACGTCTATTGTCCTGACCAGCACCGGTGGCAGCATAACAGCCGGTACACTCACGCGCTACGTACTCGTCGACAGCGCCGGCCTTATGGTGCAGATTGCCAGTGGCCCGTCATTTGCCACGGCAGGTTTGTTACCCGGTTCCTACTCAGCCTATGCGCTCGTTTACAGCGACGACCAGCGTATCGTTAATTTACAGACGGGGCAGGCACTGGGACAGGTTCAGTCCTCCTGCCTGGCGCTGTCTGACCCGTTGAGACTAACGCTGTGTAACGCCGATTGTGTAGCCAGATGCGTCCCGTTCGTGATCAGACGTATCCGGTAA